TAAATTTTCTGGTGCGCGCGTTTTTCTTAAACCTGCATCTCATGGTACTGGTGTGATAGCTGGTGGTGCTATGCGTGCCGTGCTGGAAAGTGCCGGTGTGAAAGATATCCTTGCTAAATCTCAAGGTTCATCAAACCCTCATAACGTGGTGAAAGCAACTATTGATGCTCTAGGTAGAATGAGAGACGCAGTATCTATTGCTCGTGATCGCGGTGTTTCAATGGAAAAAGTATTTAACGGTTAATCTCATTTTAAGATGGCAACCATAAAAATAAAACAAGTAAGAAGCGCAATCAATAAACCGATTGATCAGAAAAGGACAATCAAAGCGCTTGGGTTCAGCAAACTAAATCAGGTTGTTGAAAAAGAAGCTACTCCTCAGATTTTGGGGATGATTAAAAAAGTTTCTCACCTGGTAATTGAAGTGAAATAATTTAGTAAGACTCAATAAAGATGAATTTGCATAGTCTAAAACCGGCAGAAGGATCGGTAAAAAACAGAAAGAGAATTGGACGCGGTGAAGGTTCTGGTCACGGTGGAACATCAACTCGTGGACACAAAGGAGCAAAAGCTCGCTCTGGATATAAAAGTAAAATCGGATTTGAAGGTGGACAAATGCCGTTGCAACGTCGTCTTCCTAAATTTGGTTTTAAAAATATTAATCGCGTTGAGTATAAAGGAATCAACTTGGATACACTGCAAAAATTAGCTGAAACGGCAAATTTAACTGAAGTAAATCCAGCCGTTTTGATTGAGCGCGGTCTTGCTTCAAAACATGACAATATTAAAATTTTGGGTAGAGGTGAATTGAAAGCCAAACTAAAAGTAACAGCACATGCATTTTCTGCAACAGCAAAATCTGGAGTAGAGGCAGCAGGTGGCACAGTTGAAATCATTGGCGCATAATCCCGCTTTAAGTGAATGAAAAAATTTATTGACACATTAAAAAATATCTGGAAAGTTGATGAACTTAGAACCAGAATAACTTTTACACTCGGGGTAATTCTAGTGTATCGTTTGGGTTCTTTTATCATTTTACCGGGTGTTGATCAGGGCGCCTTAGGTGCCGGAGGTGCTTCTACTGGATTGGTTGGTCTCTTGGATTTATTTGCGGGAGGAGCCTTTAGCAAGGCGTCAATTATGGCACTGGGTATCATGCCATACATTTCTGCTTCCATTATCATGCAATTACTTGCGATGGCAGTACCTGTTGTTCAGAAAATTCAGAAAGAGGGTGAGAGCGGTCGTAGAAAAATTAATAGCTATACAAGAGTTTTAACTATAGCAATCTGCGCATTTCAGGCACCAAGTTATCTGCAAATGTATGTTATCGGAAAAAATGGTGTGGCTGATCCTGATATGATGTGGTGGATTTCTTGTATAATGCTCTTAGTTGCCGGAACCATGTTTGCCATGTGGTTAGGTGAAAGAATAACTGACAAAGGAATTGGTAACGGCGTTTCATTGTTGATCACAGTTGGTATCTTGGCGAGATTCCCTGCCGCAATTATTTCTGAGTTTGAAATTCGTAGTCAGGGAAGTGGTTCAATCTTCATGTTTATTGTTGAATTGCTTGTTTTCTTCGCAATTATTATGGTCACAGTGTTGATTGTACAAGGTGTGAGACGAGTACAGATTAATTATGCAAAACGTGTGGTTGGCGCCAAAGGTGCAGCAACTGACGCAGGTACTAGAAGCTACATTCCTCTTAAAGTGAACGCTTCAGGGGTAATGCCAATCATTTTTGCTCAAGCGATCATGACTATTCCTACCATGATAAATCCTGAGACAACAAACGTGGTATTAATGGCATTGGCAGATTACAGAGGATTTTGGTATAATTTCATTTTTGGTTTACTGATCGTGATTTTTACGTACTTCTACACAGCCATAACCATTAATCCAAAACAAATTGCAGATGATTTGAAACGTAACGGAGGATTTATTCCGGGTGTTAAACCAGGTTCTGATACTGCATTATTTATT
This genomic stretch from Crocinitomicaceae bacterium harbors:
- the rpmD gene encoding 50S ribosomal protein L30 is translated as MATIKIKQVRSAINKPIDQKRTIKALGFSKLNQVVEKEATPQILGMIKKVSHLVIEVK
- the rplO gene encoding 50S ribosomal protein L15 produces the protein MNLHSLKPAEGSVKNRKRIGRGEGSGHGGTSTRGHKGAKARSGYKSKIGFEGGQMPLQRRLPKFGFKNINRVEYKGINLDTLQKLAETANLTEVNPAVLIERGLASKHDNIKILGRGELKAKLKVTAHAFSATAKSGVEAAGGTVEIIGA
- the secY gene encoding preprotein translocase subunit SecY, giving the protein MKKFIDTLKNIWKVDELRTRITFTLGVILVYRLGSFIILPGVDQGALGAGGASTGLVGLLDLFAGGAFSKASIMALGIMPYISASIIMQLLAMAVPVVQKIQKEGESGRRKINSYTRVLTIAICAFQAPSYLQMYVIGKNGVADPDMMWWISCIMLLVAGTMFAMWLGERITDKGIGNGVSLLITVGILARFPAAIISEFEIRSQGSGSIFMFIVELLVFFAIIMVTVLIVQGVRRVQINYAKRVVGAKGAATDAGTRSYIPLKVNASGVMPIIFAQAIMTIPTMINPETTNVVLMALADYRGFWYNFIFGLLIVIFTYFYTAITINPKQIADDLKRNGGFIPGVKPGSDTALFIDNILSRITLPGSLFLAAIAIIPAFAMLFGINDAFAMFMGGTSMLIMVGVVLDTLQQIETYLLNRHYDGLMEGGKIRGRRATNEMTGIA